From Flavobacterium alkalisoli, the proteins below share one genomic window:
- a CDS encoding DKNYY domain-containing protein, producing MRNFILLCLFTVLCGWGVAIAQEGDVPTIDFDGEQYLKYKKSIDSLNVDLEWKEIRDGLYINKKGEIGFIGMEVAPNATIIMYQTTFWDGEETPLKAIVDTLTFSKLGGSDFGAFYKDKNHIYHAFATTDGANFSYYDEADYKTFKVLNDSYAIDKDHVHHMRFGLMDKADPKTFKSLFYKDRYYAKDKNNYYIEDRELKGMDLNIDGIEEIIPLLDKL from the coding sequence ATGCGAAACTTTATTCTCTTATGTTTATTTACGGTTTTATGTGGCTGGGGTGTAGCTATTGCTCAAGAAGGCGACGTACCAACAATTGATTTTGATGGAGAGCAATATTTAAAGTACAAAAAATCGATTGACAGTCTAAATGTCGATTTAGAATGGAAAGAAATTAGAGACGGACTTTATATTAATAAGAAAGGTGAAATAGGTTTTATTGGCATGGAGGTAGCTCCTAATGCCACTATAATAATGTATCAAACCACTTTTTGGGATGGAGAGGAAACACCTCTAAAGGCTATTGTAGATACTTTAACTTTCAGTAAGTTGGGAGGTTCTGATTTTGGCGCTTTTTATAAAGACAAGAATCATATCTATCATGCATTCGCTACTACTGATGGAGCTAATTTTTCATATTATGATGAGGCTGATTACAAAACTTTTAAAGTTTTGAATGATTCTTATGCTATAGATAAAGATCATGTTCATCATATGCGTTTTGGTTTGATGGATAAAGCTGATCCGAAGACTTTTAAATCTCTTTTTTACAAAGATCGTTACTACGCAAAGGATAAAAATAATTATTACATAGAAGACCGGGAATTGAAGGGGATGGATTTGAATATTGATGGAATAGAAGAAATAATACCCTTACTTGATAAATTATAG
- a CDS encoding DKNYY domain-containing protein, giving the protein MKNTFYLLVFIVAFGCNSTGKHKERLQVTNDVTDKISSELVERKMLADSINNALKWKEIADGLYVNKDGEIGIWSFKLLDPPDYGYVYYQICFNDENQTPLNAVIDLKTFRLVAGDGFGAYYKDKGHIYHSFGTSGGSNFSIQAEADPSTFQIINDCYAKDKNHVYEMRFGLIEEADSKTFKVLKGDAEDGYCYAKDKNNYYRGRDVLKENDLNTPEMKEIVSRLNKL; this is encoded by the coding sequence ATGAAAAATACATTTTATTTATTGGTTTTTATTGTTGCTTTTGGGTGTAATTCAACGGGGAAGCATAAAGAAAGATTGCAAGTAACTAATGATGTCACAGACAAAATTTCCTCTGAATTAGTGGAAAGAAAAATGCTTGCAGATAGTATCAATAATGCTTTGAAATGGAAAGAAATAGCAGATGGCTTATATGTCAATAAGGATGGCGAAATAGGTATATGGTCTTTTAAATTGTTAGACCCGCCAGATTATGGTTATGTATATTATCAGATTTGTTTTAATGATGAAAATCAAACACCATTAAATGCAGTAATTGATTTGAAGACATTCAGGCTTGTGGCTGGTGATGGGTTTGGGGCTTATTATAAAGATAAAGGACATATCTATCATAGCTTTGGAACCTCAGGAGGTTCAAACTTTTCTATACAGGCAGAAGCAGATCCTTCAACATTTCAAATTATAAATGATTGCTACGCTAAAGATAAGAACCATGTTTACGAAATGCGCTTCGGGCTTATAGAAGAAGCGGACTCTAAAACTTTTAAGGTTTTAAAAGGCGATGCAGAAGATGGTTATTGTTATGCTAAAGATAAAAACAACTACTACCGTGGCAGAGATGTTTTAAAAGAGAACGATTTAAATACTCCTGAAATGAAGGAAATTGTCTCCAGGCTTAATAAATTATAG